A genomic segment from Ptychodera flava strain L36383 chromosome 23 unlocalized genomic scaffold, AS_Pfla_20210202 Scaffold_23__1_contigs__length_28996876_pilon, whole genome shotgun sequence encodes:
- the LOC139124157 gene encoding uncharacterized protein, whose product MRFTFAIATILAVAYADDRVDLPFHSKPWICTHVMKTIYDDKILNGVATPGVDCFDELLALPDKIKDKTPIKTYLNYMVIGPYIGKSKASRFVQVAEKELEHIDLGKKMKGKFAVECLKCYSRKYDNNVEVSSCNDLTMEECPERLSKEIYWNPPGNITASSDAEFCMYRNENDIDEYLCTVLDANLDVMP is encoded by the exons ATGAGATTTACCTTTGCGATTGCAACTATTCTCGCTGTTGCATACGCCGACGACAGAGTCGATCTGCCATTTCATTCCAAGCCGTGGATTTGTACACATGTCATGAAGACAATTTACGATGACAAGATTTTGAATGGCGTCGCAACGCCAGGAGTCGACTGCTTCGATGAACTGTTGGCCTTGCCCGATAAAATCAAAGACAAGACCCCGATCAAAACATATCTGAACTATATGGTTATTGGACCTTACATTGGTAAAAGTAAGGCCTCCAGATTCGTTCAAGTGGCGGAAAAAGAACTTGAACATATAGACTTG GGAAAAAAGATGAAAGGTAAATTTGCCGTCGAGTGTCTGAAATGCTACAGTAGGAAGTATGACAATAACGTTGAAGTTTCATCATGCAATGACCTTACTATGGAG GAGTGTCCAGAGCGACTGTCTAAAGAAATCTACTGGAATCCACCGGGGAACATCACAGCTTCTTCAGATGCTGAGTTCTGTATGTACAGGAACGAAAATGACATAGATGAATATCTTTGCACGGTCCTTGATGCCAATCTTGATGTGATGCCCTAG
- the LOC139124159 gene encoding uncharacterized protein yields MKFTFAIVTILALAYADDSDDKPLHSKPWICTHLVRKSYDNAIMNAMVTPGVDCFEDLLALPDKIKDRTPSKSYPTYMVAGPYIGKSKTFRIVSVVEEEIENVDLGEKMDGKFAVECMKCTVEYYDDGIVVVTCTELTMEECPEQLSGEIYWNPPGEITSSSDAEFCMYRNQNDIYEYICTIFDADIDVS; encoded by the exons atgaagttTACCTTTGCAATTGTAACTATTCTCGCGCTCGCATACGCCGACGACAGTGACGATAAGCCATTGCATTCCAAGCCATGGATTTGTACACATCTGGTCAGGAAATCGTACGATAATGCGATTATGAATGCAATGGTAACGCCAGGAGTCGACTGCTTCGAGGACCTGTTAGCTTTGCCCGATAAAATCAAAGACAGGACCCCGAGCAAGAGTTATCCGACCTACATGGTTGCTGGACCATATATTGGCAAAAGCAAGACATTTAGAATCGTTTCCGTGGTGGaagaagaaattgaaaatgtagATCTG GGGGAAAAGATGGATGGTAAATTTGCTGTCGAATGCATGAAATGCACTGTTGAATACTATGATGATGGTATTGTAGTAGTCACCTGCACCGAACTGACCATGGAA GAGTGTCCAGAACAACTTTCCGGAGAAATATACTGGAATCCACCGGGGGAGATCACATCCTCTTCAGACGCTGAGTTTTGTATGTACAGGAACCAAAATGACATATATGAATATATCTGCACGATCTTTGACGCCGATATTGACGTGTCTTAG